The DNA window CGACGGGCCGCGCGGCGCCTGCTGGGCCGGGCTCGGGGCCCTCCTCGTGGCCGTGCTGCTGCCGCACCGGGTCACCGCCGGCGACGGCTGGCTCGCCGTACGCGGCATGCTGGGCGAGAAGCGCGTGCGCACCGACCTGCTGACGCAGGTGCGCCGCGCGGACGGCATGACGCCGCGCCTCGTGCTGCGGGACGCCGGGGGCGGCCGCGTGGAACTGGACCCGCAGGTGCTCGTCGCCAACCCGCTGCTGTGGCACCGGCTGGACGCGGGCGCCCGGCGCTCGCGCGAGAGCGGCCTGCTGCGGGAGGGCGGGGCGCCGCTGGCGGAGCTCGCGGAACGGATCGACGGCGAAGGCGCACGGCGGCTGCTGGACAGCTGCCGCTTCCCGGGCCCGTCCGGCGAATGAAGCCCGTCCGGCGGACGAAGGCGACGGCGTCCGGGGCGGAGCCGCGGTCACAGCCAGGCGTACGTCACGCCCGTCAGCCGCTCCGACGCCGCCCAAAGCCCCGCGCTCGCCCGGTCGTTGCGCGTCCAGGGCGCCCGGACCGCCCGCCGCGTGGGCGCCGCGCCGCCGCGGAACTCCAGGCGCGGGCCGAAGTAGTCGTCCTGCCGGACGTCCGCCGCGGTGGCCGCGTACAGCGTGGGCAGGGCGCCGTTCTCCGGGCTCTGCGCGAAGAGCCGGTTGCCGAGCTGTACGAAGTGCTCGGCGACCTCCCGCCCCTCCATCCGCACCCCGGCCGTCTGCAGATTGGTCGCCGCGTACCCCGGGTGGGCGGCCGCCGCGACGACCCGCGAGCCCTCCGCCACCAGGCGCCGCGCGAGCTCGTGCGTGAAGAGCAGGTTCGCGCTCTTGGAGCGGCCGTAGGCGATCCAGCGGCGGTAGTGGTGCTCCATGTTGAGGTCGCGCGGGTCGACCGTGCCCAGGACGTGCAGCCCGCTGGCGACGGTGACGACCCGCGCGCCGTGCCCGGCCTCGCGCAGTCTCGGCAACAACAGCCCGGTCAGCGCGAAATGGCCGAGATGGTTCGTGCCGAACTGCATCTCGAAGCCGTCGACCGTGCGGCGCTGCGGCAGCGCCATCACCCCGGCGTTGTTGATCAGCAGGTCCAGCCGGTCGCCGGGGAGGCCGTCCGCGAAGGCCCGGACGGAGGAGAGGTCCGCGAGGTCCAGCGGGGCGAACTGCACGTCGGCGCCGGGCGCCGCCGCCCGCACCCGCTCCTCGGCCGCCTTGCCGCGCGTGGCGTCCCGGCAGGCCAGGACCACCGCCGCGCCGCGGCGCGCCAGCTCGCGGGCCGTGACGAAGCCGATGCCGCTGTTGGCGCCGGTGACCACCGCCGTACGGCCGCTCTGGTCGGCGATCTCGCCCGCGTTCCATACCGTCACGTCTGCTGCGCTCCTCTGCGGTCCGCACCCGGCCCATACGCGTCAGTAGCCCTCGTGGGAACCAGCGTAGGCGAGGGCGCGGCCGCGCAGGGCGGGCATTCGCCCGTTACGGTGGCCCGCGCGCGGGGCGCTCCCGCTCAGCGCAGCCGGACCGTATACGCGGGGACCGACACCGCCGCGTCGTCCAGGCACCTGCCGTCCGTCAGGTCGAACCGGCGTCCGGCCGGCGGCGAGGTGACGTACGCCCGCCCGCCGGCCGAGCCCAGCGGCCCGCGCGCGAGGACGTACGCGCCGCTGAACGGGTCCCGGTTGCCTATCGCGTACGCCCGCCCGGCCCGGTCGAGGAAGACGGCGGCCTGCCGGCCGTCCGGCAGCAGGACCGCCACGCCCCGCCCGGGCCGCAGATCGCCCAGCTCGCACAGGGCGTGCCACCGGCGCCCCAGGAGCGCCTCGACGCGGACGGACACCGGTGCGGGGACGTGCGGCAGCTGCTCGGGTGCGACGGTCATCGCAGGAGGTCCCTTCGGGAGAGCGGACAGGGACGGTGGGGGAGCGGGCTGCGGAGTGCCCAGAACTGTGGCACAGCCGCCGCCGTCTGTCGTCACCGTGGCACGTGTTTTCACCGGTGACGTGACATCCGTGTGTCCGAGTCCCGCCGGGACTGCGGCCCTGTTCCGCGGGCGAGTTGGGAGGAGCCCGTACGATCGCCGGGGTGACCACCGACATATCGCTGTCGACCCTGCTCGTGCTCTGCCTCGCCGCGGCCGCGGCGGGGTGGATCGACGCGGTGGTGGGCGGCGGCGGCCTCCTGCAGCTCCCGGCGCTCATGGTGGGCCTGCCGCACGTGCCGCCCGCACACGTCCTCGGCACCAACAAGGCCGTGGCCATCTGCGGCACCGCGGCGGCGGCCGTCGCCTACGCCCGGCGCGCACCGGTGAACCCGCGCACGGCCCTGCGCATCGGCCTGGCCGCGCTCGGCGGCTCCCTGGCCGGGGCGGTCTTCGCCACCGGCATCAGCAACGCCGTCCTGCGGCCCCTGATCATGGCCATTCTGCTGGCCGTGCTCGCCTTCGTGCTGCTGCGCCCCACCTTCGGTACGGCCGTGCCCTCCGCCGAGCCGGTCTCCCGGCGC is part of the Streptomyces roseifaciens genome and encodes:
- a CDS encoding oxidoreductase, coding for MTVWNAGEIADQSGRTAVVTGANSGIGFVTARELARRGAAVVLACRDATRGKAAEERVRAAAPGADVQFAPLDLADLSSVRAFADGLPGDRLDLLINNAGVMALPQRRTVDGFEMQFGTNHLGHFALTGLLLPRLREAGHGARVVTVASGLHVLGTVDPRDLNMEHHYRRWIAYGRSKSANLLFTHELARRLVAEGSRVVAAAAHPGYAATNLQTAGVRMEGREVAEHFVQLGNRLFAQSPENGALPTLYAATAADVRQDDYFGPRLEFRGGAAPTRRAVRAPWTRNDRASAGLWAASERLTGVTYAWL
- a CDS encoding sulfite exporter TauE/SafE family protein — protein: MTTDISLSTLLVLCLAAAAAGWIDAVVGGGGLLQLPALMVGLPHVPPAHVLGTNKAVAICGTAAAAVAYARRAPVNPRTALRIGLAALGGSLAGAVFATGISNAVLRPLIMAILLAVLAFVLLRPTFGTAVPSAEPVSRRRTLAAILVAGLGIGFYDGLIGPGTGTFLVLTLAAILHMDLVTASGTAKIVNVCTNVGALVTFSLHDSVIWQVAAPMALFNLTGGAVGARMALKRGSGFVRAVLLVVVVSLVCKLGYDQWGG
- a CDS encoding nitrite reductase (NAD(P)H) small subunit, yielding MTVAPEQLPHVPAPVSVRVEALLGRRWHALCELGDLRPGRGVAVLLPDGRQAAVFLDRAGRAYAIGNRDPFSGAYVLARGPLGSAGGRAYVTSPPAGRRFDLTDGRCLDDAAVSVPAYTVRLR